One segment of Ziziphus jujuba cultivar Dongzao chromosome 12, ASM3175591v1 DNA contains the following:
- the LOC107428190 gene encoding calcium-transporting ATPase 9, plasma membrane-type isoform X1 — MASNGPSNGGKLPFSKIDVDEQHDLMEAGKQVFDDGVDAEVDVDASSEDPFDITNTKNAPPETLRRWRQAALVLNASRRFRYTLDLKKEEEQEKRRRLIRSHAQVIRAALLFRLAGEGEIGVTVTSPTPSGDYAISVENLSSLTRDHNISALQQCNGVKGLAAMLKTNIEKGIDGDDTDLFKRRNTFGSNTYPRKKGRSFWTFLWEAWQDLTLIILIIAAVVSLALGIKTEGLQEGWYDGGSIAFAVILVIVVTAVSDYRQSLQFQNLNKEKQNIQLEVMRGGRMVKISIFDIVVGDVVPLRIGDQVPADGILISGHSLAIDESSMTGESKIVHKDQKAPFLMSGCKVADGVGTMLVTGVGLNTEWGLLMASISEDTGEETPLQVRLNGVATFIGIVGLTVAVFVLAVLLGRYFSGNTRSSEGKVEFHRGQTSISDAVDGVIKIFTIAVTIVVVAVPEGLPLAVTLTLAYSMRKMMADKALVRRLSACETMGSATTICSDKTGTLTLNQMTVVEAYVGTKKINPPGDYSQLHPMVSSLLCEGVAQNTTGNVFVPEGGGDVEVTGSPTEKAILSWTVKLGMKFDVIKSETTVLHVFPFNSEKKRGGVAVKQRDSKVHIHWKGAAEIVLASCTGYLDSNASLHSINEDKQEYFKAAIDSMAANSLRCVAIAYRSYELGKIPKDEEHLSQWALPEDELVLLGIVGIKDPCRPGVRDAVHICTSAGVKVRMVTGDNIQTAKAIALECGILDAAEDATEPNIIEGKVFRALSDKEREKVAKQITVMGRSSPNDKLLLVQALRKGGEVVAVTGDGTNDAPALHEADIGLSMGIQGTEVAKESSDIIILDDNFASVVKVVRWGRSVYANIQKFIQFQLTVNVAALVINVVAAVSSGDVPLNAVQLLWVNLIMDTLGALALATEPPTDHLMHRSPVGRREPLITNIMWRNLIIQALYQVSVLLVLNFQGNSILGLNNDTRERAMDLKNTVIFNAFVLCQIFNEFNARKPDQINVFRGVTKNHLFMGIIGVTFVLQIIIIEFLGKFTSTVRLNWKYWLACLGIAIVSWPLAAIGKLIPVPETPLSEYFRKPIQRCRSSPCA; from the exons ATGGCTTCGAATGGTCCTTCCAACGGCGGCAAGTTGCCGTTCTCCAAGATTGATGTTGATGAACAGCATGATTTGATGGAGGCTGGGAAGCAAGTGTTTGACGACGGCGTAGATGCTGAGGTCGACGTCGATGCCTCGTCGGAGGACCCTTTCGACATTACCAATACAAAGAATGCACCTCCGGAAACTCTCAGACGTTGGAGG CAAGCAGCACTGGTACTAAATGCCTCTCGCCGATTTCGGTACACTTTGGActtgaagaaggaagaagaacaagagaaaAGAAGGAGGCTGATCAGATCTCATGCACAAGTCATAAGA GCAGCATTGCTTTTCAGACTGGCTGGAGAAGGGGAAATTG GTGTGACCGTAACTTCCCCAACTCCGAGCGGTGATTATGCAATTAGCGTAGAAAATCTTTCTTCATTAACAAGGGACCACAACATTTCTGCTTTACAACAGTGTAACGGG GTTAAAGGCTTAGCAGCTATGCTTAAAACAAACATAGAGAAGGGAATCGACGGGGATGATACCGATTTGTTTAAACGAAGGAACACGTTTGGGTCAAATACATATCCTAGGAAAAAAGGGCGGAGTTTTTgg ACATTCCTTTGGGAAGCTTGGCAAGATTTAACTCTCATAATCTTGATCATAGCTGCAGTTGTTTCATTGGCACTTGGAATAAAGACAGAG GGTTTGCAAGAAGGATGGTATGATGGGGGAAGCATTGCCTTTGCTGTTATTCTTGTTATAGTTGTCACAg CTGTTAGTGATTATCGGCAATCTCTTcagtttcaaaatttaaacaaagaaaagcaaaatataCAGTTGGAG GTCATGAGAGGTGGAAGAATGgttaaaatttctatatttgATATTGTTGTTGGTGATGTTGTACCGCTTAGAATAGGGGATCAG GTCCCTGCTGATGGAATCTTAATTAGTGGCCATTCTCTTGCCATCGATGAATCTAGCATGACTGGTGAAAGCAAGATT GTGCACAAGGACCAAAAAGCACCTTTTTTGATGTCTGGTTGCAAAGTAGCAGATGGTGTTGGTACCATGCTG GTGACTGGTGTTGGATTAAATACTGAATGGGGCTTGTTAATGGCAAGTATTTCGGAGGATACTGGTGAAGAAACTCCTTTACAG GTACGCTTGAATGGAGTTGCAACTTTTATAGGCATTGTTGGGCTTACCGTAGCTGTTTTTGTGCTTGCTGTCCTCCTAGGCAG ATACTTTTCTGGAAATACAAGAAGTTCGGAAGGAAAGGTCGAATTTCATAGAGGCCAGACTAGTATTAGTGATGCTGTAGATGGAGTAATTAAAATCTTCACCATTGCA GTCACCATTGTGGTTGTTGCAGTGCCAGAAGGACTACCATTGGCTGTTACCTTGAC TCTAGCATACTCAATGCGGAAGATGATGGCAGATAAAGCACTg GTGCGAAGGCTGTCTGCCTGTGAAACTATGGGTTCTGCAACAACAATTTGCAGTGATAAGACTGGAACACTGActttgaatcaa ATGACTGTGGTTGAGGCATATGTTGGGACAAAGAAGATAAATCCACCAGGAGATTACTCGCAGCTTCATCCCATGGTTTCTTCTCTGCTATGTGAGGGTGTTGCTCAAAACACCACAGGCAATGTTTTTGTACCTGAA GGTGGTGGAGATGTTGAGGTTACAGGATCTCCCACAGAAAAGGCTATCCTTTCCTGGACTGTGAAG TTGGGGATGAAGTTTGATGTTATCAAATCAGAAACAACAGTTCTTCATGTTTTCCCATTCAACTCGGAGAAAAAGCGAGGCGGTGTTGCAGTAAAACAA CGTGACTCCAAAGTTCACATCCACTGGAAGGGTGCAGCAGAGATAGTTTTAGCCTCATGTACAGGATATCTCGATTCAAATGCCAGCCTCCACTCAATCAATGAAGATAAG CAGGAATATTTCAAGGCAGCGATTGATAGCATGGCAGCGAACAGCTTGCGTTGTGTTGCCATTGCATATAGATCGTATGAATTGGGAAAAATTCCTAAAGACGAAGAACATTTATCCCAATGGGCTTTACCTGAAGATGAACTTGTTTTACTTGGTATTGTTGGGATAAAA GATCCTTGCCGCCCTGGTGTCAGAGATGCAGTTCACATCTGCACATCAGCTGGTGTTAAG GTACGCATGGTCACTGGAGACAATATCCAAACAGCTAAAGCAATTGCTTTGGAGTGTGGAATACTCGATGCGGCTGAAGATGCTACTGAGCCTAATATCATTGAAGGAAAAGTATTCCGTGCATTATCTGataaagagagggaaaaagttGCTAAGCAAATAACG gttATGGGAAGGTCTTCACCAAATGACAAGCTTTTGCTTGTACAAGCATTACGTAAAGGGGGAGAAGTTGTTGCAGTAACAGGAGATGGAACTAATGATGCTCCTGCTCTTCATGAG GCAGATATTGGTCTTTCCATGGGCATCCAAGGAACTGAAGTTGCGAAAGAAAGTTCAGATATCATTATCTTGGATGATAACTTTGCTTCTGTTGTAAAG GTTGTTCGATGGGGTCGTTCTGTGTATGCAAACATTCAGAAATTTATTCAATTCCAGCTAACCGTTAATGTTGCAGCTCTTGTAATTAATGTTGTGGCTGCAGTTTCCTCTGGTGACGTTCCTTTGAATGCTGTTCAG cTTCTGTGGGTAAACTTAATCATGGATACTCTTGGGGCACTTGCATTGGCTACCGAACCACCAACAGACCACCTTATGCATAGATCACCAGTTGGAAGAAG GGAACCTCTTATAACAAACATCATGTGGAGGAATTTAATCATACAG GCTTTGTATCAAGTTTCTGTTCTTTTGGTTCTTAACTTCCAAGGCAATAGTATACTTGGGCTGAACAATGACACCAGGGAGCgtgccatggatttgaagaATACTGTGATATTCAATGCGTTTGTCCTCTGCCAA ATATTCAATGAGTTCAATGCTCGAAAGCCTGATCAAATCAATGTCTTCAGAGGAGTGACGAAAAACCACCTCTTTATGGGAATAATTGGAGTAACCTTTGTTCTTCAG ATAATAATCATCGAATTCCTTGGAAAGTTTACCTCAACAGTTAGACTCAATTGGAAGTACTGGCTTGCATGTCTTGGTATTGCCATTGTCAG ctGGCCTCTTGCTGCTATAGGAAAACTCATACCAGTTCCAGAGACTCCACTATCCGAATATTTTCGTAAGCCAATTCAAAGATGCAGAAGTAGTCCTTGTGCATAA
- the LOC107428187 gene encoding probable cinnamyl alcohol dehydrogenase 1 isoform X2: MLISFGPGIILETPSILSYLGIVQEVGQNVQGFKVGDHIGVGTIVNSCRSCDYCNDDLESYCAKGSVFTFNGIDVDGTVTKGGYSSFIVVHQRYCIKIPVNYPLTSAAPLLCAGITVYSPMMRHKMNQSGKSLGVIGLGGLGHMAVKFGKAFGLKVTVFSTSISKKEQALKLLGADKFVVSSDQEQMKGLAKSYDFIIDTASGDHPFDPYMALLKTGGVLALVGFPSEVKFSPASLNIDMRTISGSVTGGMKQLQEMIDFCAAHEVHPTIDIIPIQYVNEALERLAKRDVKYRFVIDIENSLK, translated from the exons ATGCTGATTTCGTTTGGACCAGGAATCATCTTGGAGACTCCAAGTATCCTGTCGTACCTGG GCATTGTCCAAGAGGTTGGTCAGAATGTTCAAGGTTTCAAAGTTGGTGACCATATTGGAGTAGGAACTATAGTGAACTCATGCAGATCTTGTGATTATTGTAATGATGATTTAGAATCCTATTGTGCAAAGGGATCCGTTTTCACTTTTAATGGCATTGATGTGGACGGCACAGTCACAAAGGGAGGATACTCCAGTTTCATTGTTGTCCATCAAAG GTACTGCATCAAGATACCTGTCAACTATCCATTAACTTCAGCAGCACCATTGCTTTGTGCTGGAATCACTGTTTATTCTCCAATGATGCGCCATAAAATGAACCAATCTGGTAAATCTCTAGGGGTGATTGGGCTTGGAGGTCTTGGCCATATGGCAGTGAAGTTTGGGAAGGCATTTGGGTTGAAAGTAACAGTTTTCAGCACTAGCATATCTAAGAAAGAGCAAGCCCTGAAATTGCTTGGTGCAGATAAATTCGTGGTCTCATCTGACCAAGAGCAGATGAAG GGCCTGGCCAAGTCATATGACTTCATAATTGATACAGCATCTGGTGATCACCCATTTGATCCATACATGGCATTGTTGAAGACTGGTGGTGTTCTGGCACTGGTGGGGTTCCCCAGCGAAGTCAAATTTAGCCCTGCAAGCCTTAATATAG atatgagAACGATTTCGGGCAGTGTAACAGGTGGGATGAAACAATTACAGGAAATGATAGACTTCTGTGCTGCTCATGAAGTTCATCCAACCATTGATATAATTCCAATTCAGTATGTAAATGAAGCTCTTGAGAGGCTCGCTAAAAGGGATGTCAAATACCGGTTTGTGATCGATATTGAAAACTCCCTGAAATGA
- the LOC107428190 gene encoding calcium-transporting ATPase 9, plasma membrane-type isoform X2, with protein sequence MASNGPSNGGKLPFSKIDVDEQHDLMEAGKQVFDDGVDAEVDVDASSEDPFDITNTKNAPPETLRRWRQAALVLNASRRFRYTLDLKKEEEQEKRRRLIRSHAQVIRAALLFRLAGEGEIGVTVTSPTPSGDYAISVENLSSLTRDHNISALQQCNGVKGLAAMLKTNIEKGIDGDDTDLFKRRNTFGSNTYPRKKGRSFWTFLWEAWQDLTLIILIIAAVVSLALGIKTEGLQEGWYDGGSIAFAVILVIVVTAVSDYRQSLQFQNLNKEKQNIQLEVMRGGRMVKISIFDIVVGDVVPLRIGDQVPADGILISGHSLAIDESSMTGESKIVHKDQKAPFLMSGCKVADGVGTMLVTGVGLNTEWGLLMASISEDTGEETPLQVRLNGVATFIGIVGLTVAVFVLAVLLGRYFSGNTRSSEGKVEFHRGQTSISDAVDGVIKIFTIAVTIVVVAVPEGLPLAVTLTLAYSMRKMMADKALVRRLSACETMGSATTICSDKTGTLTLNQMTVVEAYVGTKKINPPGDYSQLHPMVSSLLCEGVAQNTTGNVFVPEGGGDVEVTGSPTEKAILSWTVKLGMKFDVIKSETTVLHVFPFNSEKKRGGVAVKQRDSKVHIHWKGAAEIVLASCTGYLDSNASLHSINEDKEYFKAAIDSMAANSLRCVAIAYRSYELGKIPKDEEHLSQWALPEDELVLLGIVGIKDPCRPGVRDAVHICTSAGVKVRMVTGDNIQTAKAIALECGILDAAEDATEPNIIEGKVFRALSDKEREKVAKQITVMGRSSPNDKLLLVQALRKGGEVVAVTGDGTNDAPALHEADIGLSMGIQGTEVAKESSDIIILDDNFASVVKVVRWGRSVYANIQKFIQFQLTVNVAALVINVVAAVSSGDVPLNAVQLLWVNLIMDTLGALALATEPPTDHLMHRSPVGRREPLITNIMWRNLIIQALYQVSVLLVLNFQGNSILGLNNDTRERAMDLKNTVIFNAFVLCQIFNEFNARKPDQINVFRGVTKNHLFMGIIGVTFVLQIIIIEFLGKFTSTVRLNWKYWLACLGIAIVSWPLAAIGKLIPVPETPLSEYFRKPIQRCRSSPCA encoded by the exons ATGGCTTCGAATGGTCCTTCCAACGGCGGCAAGTTGCCGTTCTCCAAGATTGATGTTGATGAACAGCATGATTTGATGGAGGCTGGGAAGCAAGTGTTTGACGACGGCGTAGATGCTGAGGTCGACGTCGATGCCTCGTCGGAGGACCCTTTCGACATTACCAATACAAAGAATGCACCTCCGGAAACTCTCAGACGTTGGAGG CAAGCAGCACTGGTACTAAATGCCTCTCGCCGATTTCGGTACACTTTGGActtgaagaaggaagaagaacaagagaaaAGAAGGAGGCTGATCAGATCTCATGCACAAGTCATAAGA GCAGCATTGCTTTTCAGACTGGCTGGAGAAGGGGAAATTG GTGTGACCGTAACTTCCCCAACTCCGAGCGGTGATTATGCAATTAGCGTAGAAAATCTTTCTTCATTAACAAGGGACCACAACATTTCTGCTTTACAACAGTGTAACGGG GTTAAAGGCTTAGCAGCTATGCTTAAAACAAACATAGAGAAGGGAATCGACGGGGATGATACCGATTTGTTTAAACGAAGGAACACGTTTGGGTCAAATACATATCCTAGGAAAAAAGGGCGGAGTTTTTgg ACATTCCTTTGGGAAGCTTGGCAAGATTTAACTCTCATAATCTTGATCATAGCTGCAGTTGTTTCATTGGCACTTGGAATAAAGACAGAG GGTTTGCAAGAAGGATGGTATGATGGGGGAAGCATTGCCTTTGCTGTTATTCTTGTTATAGTTGTCACAg CTGTTAGTGATTATCGGCAATCTCTTcagtttcaaaatttaaacaaagaaaagcaaaatataCAGTTGGAG GTCATGAGAGGTGGAAGAATGgttaaaatttctatatttgATATTGTTGTTGGTGATGTTGTACCGCTTAGAATAGGGGATCAG GTCCCTGCTGATGGAATCTTAATTAGTGGCCATTCTCTTGCCATCGATGAATCTAGCATGACTGGTGAAAGCAAGATT GTGCACAAGGACCAAAAAGCACCTTTTTTGATGTCTGGTTGCAAAGTAGCAGATGGTGTTGGTACCATGCTG GTGACTGGTGTTGGATTAAATACTGAATGGGGCTTGTTAATGGCAAGTATTTCGGAGGATACTGGTGAAGAAACTCCTTTACAG GTACGCTTGAATGGAGTTGCAACTTTTATAGGCATTGTTGGGCTTACCGTAGCTGTTTTTGTGCTTGCTGTCCTCCTAGGCAG ATACTTTTCTGGAAATACAAGAAGTTCGGAAGGAAAGGTCGAATTTCATAGAGGCCAGACTAGTATTAGTGATGCTGTAGATGGAGTAATTAAAATCTTCACCATTGCA GTCACCATTGTGGTTGTTGCAGTGCCAGAAGGACTACCATTGGCTGTTACCTTGAC TCTAGCATACTCAATGCGGAAGATGATGGCAGATAAAGCACTg GTGCGAAGGCTGTCTGCCTGTGAAACTATGGGTTCTGCAACAACAATTTGCAGTGATAAGACTGGAACACTGActttgaatcaa ATGACTGTGGTTGAGGCATATGTTGGGACAAAGAAGATAAATCCACCAGGAGATTACTCGCAGCTTCATCCCATGGTTTCTTCTCTGCTATGTGAGGGTGTTGCTCAAAACACCACAGGCAATGTTTTTGTACCTGAA GGTGGTGGAGATGTTGAGGTTACAGGATCTCCCACAGAAAAGGCTATCCTTTCCTGGACTGTGAAG TTGGGGATGAAGTTTGATGTTATCAAATCAGAAACAACAGTTCTTCATGTTTTCCCATTCAACTCGGAGAAAAAGCGAGGCGGTGTTGCAGTAAAACAA CGTGACTCCAAAGTTCACATCCACTGGAAGGGTGCAGCAGAGATAGTTTTAGCCTCATGTACAGGATATCTCGATTCAAATGCCAGCCTCCACTCAATCAATGAAGATAAG GAATATTTCAAGGCAGCGATTGATAGCATGGCAGCGAACAGCTTGCGTTGTGTTGCCATTGCATATAGATCGTATGAATTGGGAAAAATTCCTAAAGACGAAGAACATTTATCCCAATGGGCTTTACCTGAAGATGAACTTGTTTTACTTGGTATTGTTGGGATAAAA GATCCTTGCCGCCCTGGTGTCAGAGATGCAGTTCACATCTGCACATCAGCTGGTGTTAAG GTACGCATGGTCACTGGAGACAATATCCAAACAGCTAAAGCAATTGCTTTGGAGTGTGGAATACTCGATGCGGCTGAAGATGCTACTGAGCCTAATATCATTGAAGGAAAAGTATTCCGTGCATTATCTGataaagagagggaaaaagttGCTAAGCAAATAACG gttATGGGAAGGTCTTCACCAAATGACAAGCTTTTGCTTGTACAAGCATTACGTAAAGGGGGAGAAGTTGTTGCAGTAACAGGAGATGGAACTAATGATGCTCCTGCTCTTCATGAG GCAGATATTGGTCTTTCCATGGGCATCCAAGGAACTGAAGTTGCGAAAGAAAGTTCAGATATCATTATCTTGGATGATAACTTTGCTTCTGTTGTAAAG GTTGTTCGATGGGGTCGTTCTGTGTATGCAAACATTCAGAAATTTATTCAATTCCAGCTAACCGTTAATGTTGCAGCTCTTGTAATTAATGTTGTGGCTGCAGTTTCCTCTGGTGACGTTCCTTTGAATGCTGTTCAG cTTCTGTGGGTAAACTTAATCATGGATACTCTTGGGGCACTTGCATTGGCTACCGAACCACCAACAGACCACCTTATGCATAGATCACCAGTTGGAAGAAG GGAACCTCTTATAACAAACATCATGTGGAGGAATTTAATCATACAG GCTTTGTATCAAGTTTCTGTTCTTTTGGTTCTTAACTTCCAAGGCAATAGTATACTTGGGCTGAACAATGACACCAGGGAGCgtgccatggatttgaagaATACTGTGATATTCAATGCGTTTGTCCTCTGCCAA ATATTCAATGAGTTCAATGCTCGAAAGCCTGATCAAATCAATGTCTTCAGAGGAGTGACGAAAAACCACCTCTTTATGGGAATAATTGGAGTAACCTTTGTTCTTCAG ATAATAATCATCGAATTCCTTGGAAAGTTTACCTCAACAGTTAGACTCAATTGGAAGTACTGGCTTGCATGTCTTGGTATTGCCATTGTCAG ctGGCCTCTTGCTGCTATAGGAAAACTCATACCAGTTCCAGAGACTCCACTATCCGAATATTTTCGTAAGCCAATTCAAAGATGCAGAAGTAGTCCTTGTGCATAA
- the LOC107428176 gene encoding large ribosomal subunit protein uL30y — translation MGEVKAVIPESVLKKRKREEEWALAKKQELEAAKKKNTENRKLIYNRAKQYAKEYEQQEKELIQLKREAKLKGGFYVDPQAKLLFIIRIRGINAIDPKTRKILQLLRLRQIFNGVFLKVNKATVNMLHRVEPYVTYGYPNLKSVRELIYKRGYGKLNKHRIALTDNSVIEQALGKYGIICTEDLIHEILTVGPHFKEANNFLWPFKLKAPLGGLKKKRNHYVEGGDAGNRENFINELIRRMN, via the exons ATGGGTGAAGTCAAGGCAGTGATTCCAGAGTCAGTattgaagaagaggaagagggaAGAGGAATGGGCTTTGGCAAAAAAGCAAGAACTTGAAGCtgcaaagaagaagaacaccGAGAATCGTAAGTTGATTTATAACAGAGCAAAGCAGTATGCCAAGGAGTACGAGCAACAG GAAAAGGAGCTCATTCAATTAAAGCGTGAGGCAAAGTTGAAAGGGGGATTTTATGTCGACCCACAGGCCAAGCTTTTGTTTATTATTCGTATTCGGGG TATCAATGCAATTGACCCAAAAACAAGGAAGATTTTGCAGCTTCTCCGGTTGAGACAG ATCTTCAACGGTGTGTTTCTCAAAGTAAACAAAGCCACCGTGAATATGCTTCACAGGGTCGAACCATATGTGACATATGG ATATCCCAATTTGAAGAGTGTAAGGGAATTGATATACAAGAGAGGTTATGGAAAGCTGAACAAGCACAGAATTGCTTTGACTGACAACTCTGTCATCGAACAG GCTCTTGGCAAGTATGGCATTATCTGCACCGAAGATCTTATCCATGAGATCTTGACTGTAGGACCTCATTTCAAGGAGGCAAATAATTTCCTATGGCCATTTAAGCTCAAGGCACCATTAGGTGGtctgaagaagaagaggaatcaCTATGTGGAGGGAGGAGATGCTGGAAACCGTGAAAACTTTATCAATGAGCTCATTAGGAGAATGAATTAG
- the LOC107428174 gene encoding metal tolerance protein C4, with translation MQRRAKLCIVGLMRNYSSTLLFSRLRRSPNLPQFLLFHCSGPNPTAPHQHLHASTSASQNAAFYSFPHTQLPCLPSAPSYPKRFVLFSLPSTDSNTHHHHHYSFHRNFFTRAKHAKKIEINDYHSQRAVTTALWCNFLVFSLKFGVWFATSSHVMLAEVVHSIADFANQALLAYGLTSSRRAPDDIHPYGYSKERFVWSLISAVGIFCLGSGATIVNGIQHLWTAQPPENLQLAAFVIGGSFVIEGASLIVAIQAVKKGAASEGMKVRDYIWRGHDPTSVAVMTEDGAAVTGLAIAGASLIAVNRTGNAIYDPIGSIVVGNLLGMVAIFLIQRNRHALIGRAMDNHDMEKVLHLLQNDPVVDAVYDCKSEVIGPGFFRFKAEIDFNGVVVVQNYLKRTGRNEWARQFREAAKEKDDAALLKIMSNYGEEVVVALGSEVDRLENEIQELVPGIRHVDIEAHNPTELSP, from the exons ATGCAGAGAAGAGCAAAGCTTTGCATCGTTGGTCTGATGCGAAATTACTCTTCTACCCTCCTCTTCTCTCGCCTCCGCCGATCTCCCAATCTCCCCCAATTCCTTCTCTTCCATTGCTCAGGCCCCAACCCCACAGCCCCTCACCAGCATCTTCACGCTTCTACTTCTGCCTCTCAAAACGCTGCGTTTTATTCCTTCCCTCATACTCAGCTACCCTGTCTTCCTTCAGCTCCCTCTTATCCCAAACGTTTCGTTTTGTTCAGTTTGCCTTCGACAGATTCCAACACCCATCACCATCATCACTACTCCTTTCATAGAA ATTTTTTTACGAGGGCGAAACATGCTAAGAAGATTGAAATCAACGATTACCACAG TCAAAGGGCAGTCACTACCGCATTGTGGTGCAACTTCCTTGTGTTTTCTCTCAAATTTGGGGTCTGGTTTGCAACCTCAAGCCATGTTATGTTGGCTGAAGTTGTGCACTCTATTGCAGATTTTGCCAATCAG GCGCTCCTTGCTTATGGCCTGACTAGCTCAAGGCGTGCACCAGATGATATCCATCC TTATGGTTATTCAAAGGAGAGATTTGTTTGGTCTTTGATATCCGCTGTTGGTATCTTTTGTCTTGGTTCTGGTGCTACCATTGTTAACGGAATTCAGCACTTATGGACTGCACAG CCCCCTGAAAATCTTCAATTGGCAGCTTTTGTGATTGGTGGTTCATTTGTTATTGAAG GTGCTTCTCTTATTGTTGCTATACAAGCTGTCAAGAAAGGTGCAGCTTCTGAAGGAATGAAAGTGAGAGACTATATCTGGCGTGGTCATGATCCCACATCTGTTGCAGTCATGACTGAG GATGGAGCTGCCGTAACCGGCCTTGCTATTGCTGGAGCATCATTGATTGCAGTAAACAGGACAGGAAATGCAATTTATGATCCGATAGGTTCAATTGTCGTTGGCAACCTACTTGGAATG GTGGCAATATTTCTGATCCAAAGGAACCGGCATGCTTTAATTGGTAGAGCAATGGATAACCATGATATGGAGAAGGTTCTCCATTTATTACAAAATGACCCG GTTGTTGATGCTGTATATGACTGCAAAAGTGAGGTGATTGGACCTGGGTTCTTTCGATTTAAGGCTGAAATAG ATTTTAATGGAGTGGTGGTAGTGCAAAATTATCTTAAAAGAACTGGCCGTAATGAGTGGGCAAGACAG TTTCGTGAAGCTGCAAAGGAGAAAGATGATGCTGCACTACTCAAGATCATGTCAAATTATG GTGAGGAAGTTGTAGTAGCCTTAGGAAGTGAAGTTGATAGGTTAGAGAATGAGATCCAAGAGCTTGTTCCCGGCATACGCCATGTCGATATTGAGGCACACAATCCAACAGAGTTATCACCATGA
- the LOC107428187 gene encoding probable cinnamyl alcohol dehydrogenase 1 isoform X1: protein MSSEGSNVHNCLGWAARDASGTLSPYQFSRRAVGCDDISIKITHCGVCYADFVWTRNHLGDSKYPVVPGHEIAGIVQEVGQNVQGFKVGDHIGVGTIVNSCRSCDYCNDDLESYCAKGSVFTFNGIDVDGTVTKGGYSSFIVVHQRYCIKIPVNYPLTSAAPLLCAGITVYSPMMRHKMNQSGKSLGVIGLGGLGHMAVKFGKAFGLKVTVFSTSISKKEQALKLLGADKFVVSSDQEQMKGLAKSYDFIIDTASGDHPFDPYMALLKTGGVLALVGFPSEVKFSPASLNIDMRTISGSVTGGMKQLQEMIDFCAAHEVHPTIDIIPIQYVNEALERLAKRDVKYRFVIDIENSLK, encoded by the exons ATGAGCTCTGAAGGTTCAAATGTTCATAACTGCCTTGGATGGGCTGCAAGGGATGCATCTGGCACTTTATCACCTTATCAATTCAGCCGCAG GGCTGTTGGCTGTGATgacatttcaataaaaattacacATTGTGGAGTTTGCTATGCTGATTTCGTTTGGACCAGGAATCATCTTGGAGACTCCAAGTATCCTGTCGTACCTGG ACATGAGATTGCAGGCATTGTCCAAGAGGTTGGTCAGAATGTTCAAGGTTTCAAAGTTGGTGACCATATTGGAGTAGGAACTATAGTGAACTCATGCAGATCTTGTGATTATTGTAATGATGATTTAGAATCCTATTGTGCAAAGGGATCCGTTTTCACTTTTAATGGCATTGATGTGGACGGCACAGTCACAAAGGGAGGATACTCCAGTTTCATTGTTGTCCATCAAAG GTACTGCATCAAGATACCTGTCAACTATCCATTAACTTCAGCAGCACCATTGCTTTGTGCTGGAATCACTGTTTATTCTCCAATGATGCGCCATAAAATGAACCAATCTGGTAAATCTCTAGGGGTGATTGGGCTTGGAGGTCTTGGCCATATGGCAGTGAAGTTTGGGAAGGCATTTGGGTTGAAAGTAACAGTTTTCAGCACTAGCATATCTAAGAAAGAGCAAGCCCTGAAATTGCTTGGTGCAGATAAATTCGTGGTCTCATCTGACCAAGAGCAGATGAAG GGCCTGGCCAAGTCATATGACTTCATAATTGATACAGCATCTGGTGATCACCCATTTGATCCATACATGGCATTGTTGAAGACTGGTGGTGTTCTGGCACTGGTGGGGTTCCCCAGCGAAGTCAAATTTAGCCCTGCAAGCCTTAATATAG atatgagAACGATTTCGGGCAGTGTAACAGGTGGGATGAAACAATTACAGGAAATGATAGACTTCTGTGCTGCTCATGAAGTTCATCCAACCATTGATATAATTCCAATTCAGTATGTAAATGAAGCTCTTGAGAGGCTCGCTAAAAGGGATGTCAAATACCGGTTTGTGATCGATATTGAAAACTCCCTGAAATGA